In Spirochaetota bacterium, a single genomic region encodes these proteins:
- a CDS encoding SpoVR family protein, with protein MSRNWTNKELEDWGKSIEEKVEEIGLNCYPQDFIIADHYDMLTYMTFNGMPTIYPHWSWGKHYEITKTLYDYGITGLPYELVINSNPCIAYLMKDNTLLLQILTMAHVYAHNDFFRNNFIYKSTVPSDVVSMFNRHANRIQKYIEDPSIGVGAVEKCIDSLHSIRYNCSRLPEIKEETHDKQIEKKTKKPQITDDPFADIHTKEEKAELPDMKKVPIEPIEDIMIFIRDHNPYLSEWEKDIFTIVRETTNYFLPNIHTKIMNEGWASLWHKRIIDELDLSQELYQEFLVQHNRVVSPVPGRINPYYIGIKIWEDIFKRWDNPSNDEKDQYKIDGNGGLDKIFEVRECDRDASFIRRFLTDELIRELLLFTHKKNDQEDVVITKVADENSCEHIRNSLIKSTGLESYPVIKIEDANFWGTRTLFLKHYPIDEGEELDMDFAQRTLDHIAYLWQGMTILETSVKNEKRIIQSKKE; from the coding sequence ATGTCACGCAATTGGACAAATAAAGAGCTTGAAGATTGGGGGAAGAGTATTGAGGAAAAGGTTGAAGAAATTGGATTGAACTGCTATCCCCAGGATTTTATTATTGCAGATCACTACGATATGTTGACATACATGACCTTTAACGGGATGCCGACTATCTACCCTCACTGGTCATGGGGTAAGCACTATGAGATTACAAAGACCTTGTATGATTATGGGATTACAGGATTACCATATGAGTTGGTGATAAACAGCAACCCCTGCATCGCCTATTTAATGAAAGACAACACCCTTCTATTACAGATTCTAACCATGGCTCATGTATATGCCCATAACGATTTCTTCCGAAATAATTTCATCTACAAATCCACTGTCCCATCTGATGTTGTCTCAATGTTCAACCGTCATGCCAACCGAATACAAAAATATATTGAAGATCCTAGTATTGGAGTTGGGGCTGTTGAAAAATGTATCGATTCACTCCATTCCATAAGGTATAATTGCTCAAGACTGCCTGAAATAAAAGAAGAAACCCATGATAAGCAAATTGAGAAAAAGACAAAAAAACCACAAATAACCGACGATCCCTTTGCAGATATTCACACAAAGGAAGAGAAGGCGGAGTTGCCTGATATGAAAAAGGTACCCATTGAGCCTATTGAAGATATAATGATCTTTATAAGAGATCACAATCCCTATCTCTCAGAATGGGAAAAGGATATATTTACAATTGTTCGTGAAACCACCAACTACTTTCTCCCTAATATTCATACTAAAATAATGAATGAGGGGTGGGCAAGTTTATGGCATAAAAGAATTATAGATGAGCTTGATCTTTCTCAGGAATTGTATCAGGAATTCCTTGTGCAACACAACAGGGTAGTAAGCCCCGTTCCAGGCAGAATAAACCCATACTATATTGGCATAAAAATATGGGAGGATATCTTTAAAAGATGGGATAACCCGTCTAACGATGAAAAGGATCAGTATAAAATTGACGGGAATGGGGGATTAGACAAAATCTTTGAGGTTCGAGAATGTGATCGGGATGCTTCATTTATTCGACGATTCCTTACTGATGAGCTGATTCGTGAATTATTGCTTTTTACTCATAAAAAGAATGATCAGGAGGATGTGGTTATTACTAAAGTGGCTGATGAGAACAGCTGTGAGCACATTCGAAATTCACTTATCAAAAGTACAGGTCTTGAGTCTTACCCAGTGATCAAGATCGAAGATGCCAACTTTTGGGGCACGCGTACACTTTTCCTGAAACATTATCCTATAGATGAGGGCGAGGAACTAGACATGGATTTTGCTCAAAGAACATTAGATCATATAGCCTATCTATGGCAGGGTATGACAATACTTGAAACATCTGTGAAGAATGAAAAGAGGATAATCCAAAGCAAGAAAGAATAA